In Desulfosporosinus youngiae DSM 17734, the genomic stretch AAACAGTGGCAGTCAATAATATCGAATTGCAAGACCGGTCCATTGGGGTTATCACCTCCGGTATTTCTTATCAATATGTCAAAGAAGCTCTTCCTGCGGTTTCCGTCCTTAAATTAGGCTTAACCAATCCTTTACCTTCAGGGTTAATCAAAGAGTTCGCTGCCAAAGTGGACAAACTTTATGTCGTCGAGGAATTAGAACCCTATATAGAAAACGAAGTCCGCCGCCTGGGCATCAATGTCATCGGGAAAGAGCTCTTCCCTCCCTATGGCGAATTTTCCGTGCGTATGGTATCGGAAAAGATCAGCGGTCAGCCCGGAATAACCGTAGCGCCGGCTTTTGACTCTCCGATCCGGCCGCCGGTTATGTGTCCCGGATGTCCGCACCGCGGAATGTTTTACGCCTTAAAACAGCTTAAACTGGTTGTTTCCGGCGATATTGGCTGCTACACTCTGGGAGCCATGGCTCCCCTCGAAGCAATGGATACCACGATCTGCATGGGAGCCTCAATATCCGCAGGCTTAGGAATGATAAAGGCTCATCCGGAAATGGCCGGCAATATGGTGGCCGTGATTGGTGACTCAACCTTTTTGCATTCAGGAATTACCGGTTTGATGGATGTGGTTTATAATAAGGCCAATCTGACCACGATCATCTTAGATAACTCTATTACAGCCATGACAGGGCACCAGGATAACCCGTCCACAGGTAAGAACCTGATGGGTCAGCCGGCGCCTCAGGTGGACGTTGTAGCCTTGTGTAAAGCCCTGGGAATAAAACGGGTCACGGAAGTTGATCCCTTTGACCTTAATAATGTTAAAGAGATAATCAAGACAGAAGTAGCCGTTCCGGAGTCATCCGTGATTATTGCCCGGCGTCCTTGTGCGCTTATTATCAAAAATAATGAAAAACCGCTTACGGTTCAAGACTGTACCGGATGCAAAATGTGCTTAAAATTAGGCTGTCCGGCACTTTCCTTTGATGAAGAAATGAAAACAGTTGTGGTTGACCAGGCCCTATGTACTGGGTGCGGATTATGTATTAATGTATGCAAATTTAATGCCTTGCGAAAGGCGGGTGAATAATATGTCTAAAATAATGAATGTCCTACTGGTGGGAGTTGGTGGTCAGGGAACAATTTTGGCTTCGAAAATTCTGACCCATGTTGCTCTGGCCCAAGGCTACGAAGTGAAAATGTCAGAAATTCATGGCATGGCTCAGCGAGGCGGATCAGTGGTAACTCAAGTTCGTATAGGAAAAGACGTTTACTCACCTGTCATTGAACCGGGGGAAGCAGATTTTATTGTTGCTTTCGAACAGTTGGAAGCCTACCGGTGGGCACACTACTTGAAAAAAGACGGGGTTTTAATCGTTAACAATCAAAAGATTGCACCCTTACCCGTACTCATCGGAGCCGCAACCTATCCTGAGACTATCCTGGCCGACCTGAAGGACCGAGTTGAGCGCTTTATCGAATTAGACGGCTTAAAGTTAGCTCACGAGGCCGGAAATTCTAAAGCCACCAATGTAGTGCTGATGGGGGTTCTCTCTAAGTATATGGAATTCCCTGAGGATTCCTGGCAAAACGCTCTTGCCGCGAAGATTCCGGCCAAACTGCTGGACTTAAATCAAAGAGCCTTTGCTTCCGGAGTTGCTGAGGTCAAGTAAACTTTGTAATTCGTATTGAAATTGCAACAGAATTGAAACTGCAGCAAAACTAATAAAACAAGCCCGTGAACGTCTAATAGGAACGTTCACGGGCTTTGTCTATTCACTCACTCACTCGGATTCCCCGCATCCTTAGGACCGTCCGGATCCTTCAAGCGACCCGCTCGCCGGACAGCGTCCCGGAGCAAAAACTCGATGTGAGCGTTGGCACTTCGAAATTCATCGGCTGCCCAGCGTTCTAGAGCTGCATAAAGTTTTGGATCAAGGCGTAAGGGGAATTGCTTTTTAGTTGCCATTTTACCACATCCAATGTCAAACTGCTGCTTTTTAGGCATGATGGAATGTACGTTGGCTTAGTGCCGGCCCAGGCTTTCATGTTAATACATGGTTCCGGCATTTATGACAGGTTGGGTTGCGCGTTCTGAAACAATTGATACGAGAAGGTTATTAATCATAGCGGCTTT encodes the following:
- a CDS encoding indolepyruvate oxidoreductase subunit beta; translated protein: MSKIMNVLLVGVGGQGTILASKILTHVALAQGYEVKMSEIHGMAQRGGSVVTQVRIGKDVYSPVIEPGEADFIVAFEQLEAYRWAHYLKKDGVLIVNNQKIAPLPVLIGAATYPETILADLKDRVERFIELDGLKLAHEAGNSKATNVVLMGVLSKYMEFPEDSWQNALAAKIPAKLLDLNQRAFASGVAEVK
- the iorA gene encoding indolepyruvate ferredoxin oxidoreductase subunit alpha, which gives rise to MKTLMTGNEAIARGVYEYGVSVAAAYPGTPSTEILETIAKYPEVYSQWSPNEKVAMEVGIGAAIAGARSIVAMKMVGVNVAADPLFTVAYTGVRAGLVLISADDPGMHSSQNEQDNRLYAAFAKIPLLEPSNSQEAKDMVGLAMEISETFDTPVMLRITTRIAHSQSLVELNDPCERLVKTYERDLRKYVMLPGNARARRLVVEDRMHKLAEYSETVAVNNIELQDRSIGVITSGISYQYVKEALPAVSVLKLGLTNPLPSGLIKEFAAKVDKLYVVEELEPYIENEVRRLGINVIGKELFPPYGEFSVRMVSEKISGQPGITVAPAFDSPIRPPVMCPGCPHRGMFYALKQLKLVVSGDIGCYTLGAMAPLEAMDTTICMGASISAGLGMIKAHPEMAGNMVAVIGDSTFLHSGITGLMDVVYNKANLTTIILDNSITAMTGHQDNPSTGKNLMGQPAPQVDVVALCKALGIKRVTEVDPFDLNNVKEIIKTEVAVPESSVIIARRPCALIIKNNEKPLTVQDCTGCKMCLKLGCPALSFDEEMKTVVVDQALCTGCGLCINVCKFNALRKAGE